In Scylla paramamosain isolate STU-SP2022 chromosome 19, ASM3559412v1, whole genome shotgun sequence, a single genomic region encodes these proteins:
- the LOC135109476 gene encoding uncharacterized protein LOC135109476: MAKLLKPCRLDTDPSSPTAAKEWKHWHRTFQNFIEESGEAATNKLRALVNCVSPSVYELIEDCVSYESAVAKLESVYRLLENKSLNLEAAYSQARTLDLAQRNADAYTSSLPVPHAAALVPGQQELPSDDQQQQSTKEGGERRPPVDLTVAAAHVSKKKCYFCGNAFHITGRASCPARSVTCNNCGKAGHFAKVCRSKAKAYDSTTATLYNSTLLTLAATFPKNLSHAAIDITVNGHSLKALIDSCSSDSFISEKVAHKLKLTEVPASKEISMASASLNTSSPGYVTVDLGHVDQNYSCVQLGVLKDLCCDVILGHDFQKQHKSVTFQYGGNKPSLRVTSNCALATADIEEPSLFPNLPQQCKPIAVKSRHYCKDDQLFINYQISRLLSEGVIEPSISPWRAQVVVVKDPLDRHKKRLCIDYSQTINQYTELDAYPLPRIEDMVHNLAKYKVFSTFDLKSAYHQISIKESERKYTAFEGAGKLYQFCRVPFGVTNGVAVFQRAMDKLVEDEDLKDTFPYLDNITVAGSTQDEHDENVKKFLEVVRKRKLTLNESKSVMSVPIINVLGYCVGDNVIKPDPDRLRPLQELPPPTNMRSLRRVQGLFAYYAKWIPGFSDKIQPLINTKTFPLSESALTAFNSLKKQLIDASLRSVDESLPFVVECDASEVAISAVLNQGGRPVAFMSRTLQDSELHYPAVEKEATAIIEAVRKWSHFLAR, from the exons ATGGCTAAGTTGCTTAAGCCATGCCGACTGGACACGGATCCCAGCTCTCCCACGGCGGCCAAGGAGTGGAAACACTGGCACCGCACGTTTCAAAACTTCAttgaggagagtggagaggccGCAACTAACAAGCTGAGGGCTCTAGTGAACTGTGTATCCCCGAGTGTGTATGAACTCATCGAAGACTGTGTTTCATATGAAAGTGCCGTTGCAAAACTGGAGAGTGTTTAC CGCCTGCTAGAAAATAAGTCCTTGAATCTTGAGGCGGCATACAGTCAAGCCCGTACATTGGACCTTGCCCAGCGGAATGCTGATGCATACACGTCTTCCTTGCCTGTTCCTCATGCTGCTGCTTTAGTTCCAGGACAGCAGGAACTGCCCAGTGATGACCAACAACAGCAGTCAACgaaagaagggggagaaagaagacCACCTGTGGACTTGACTGTCGCTGCTGCACACGTATCTAAGAAGAAATGCTATTTTTGTGGTAATGCATTCCACATTACAGGTAGGGCTAGTTGTCCTGCACGTTCTGTTACATGCAACAACTGTGGTAAAGCGGGTCATTTTGCCAAAGTCTGCAGATCCAAGGCTAAGGCTTATGATAGTACTACCGCCACACTGTATAATTCCACTCTGCTCACACTTGCTGCCACTTTTCCAAAGAATCTTTCACATGCAGCTATAGACATCACTGTCAATGGTCATTCATTGAAGGCACTAATCGACTCATGCAGTTCGGATAGCTTCATAAGTGAGAAAGTGGCACATAAATTAAAGCTGACAGAAGTTCCGGCAAGCAAGGAGATTTCAatggcgtcagcatctttaaaTACTAGCTCCCCAGGGTATGTTACAGTAGACTTGGGTCATGTTGATCAAAATTACTCATGTGTTCAGCTAGGAGTCTTAAAGGATTTATGTTGTGATGTGATCTTGGGTCATGATTTTCAAAAACAACACAAGAGTGTAACTTTTCAGTATGGGGGAAATAAGCCAAGTTTAAGGGTAACTAGTAACTGTGCATTGGCAACAGCTGATATCGAGGAGCCTTCACTGTTTCCGAACTTGCCTCAACAATGTAAACCAATTGCAGTTAAATCCAGACACTATTGTAAAGATGACCAGTTATTTATAAATTACCAGATATCACGCTTGCTGTCTGAAGGCGTCATTGAGCCAAGCATATCCCCATGGAGAGCACAGGTCGTAGTTGTGAAAGATCCACTTGACAGGCACAAAAAGAGACTTTGTATTGATTATTCTCAAACCATCAACCAATACACAGAACTAGATGCATATCCTCTCCCGAGGATAGAGGACATGGTACATAATCTTGCAAAATACAAGGTGTTTTCTACGTTTGACTTGAAGAGTGCATACCACCAAATCAGCattaaagagagtgagaggaagtatACTGCTTTTGAGGGTGCAGGAAAACTGTATCAGTTTTGTAGGGTTCCATTTGGTGTCACTAATGGAGTAGCTGTATTTCAGAGAGCTATGGATAAATTAGTTGAAGATGAGGATCTTAAAGATACTTTCCCATATCTCGATAATATTACTGTAGCTGGATCAACTCAGGATGAGCATGATGAAAATGTTAAGAAGTTCTTGGAGGTTGTTCGAAAACGGAAGCTCACCCTCAATGAATCTAAATCAGTTATGTCTGTGCCTATAATCAATGTTCTCGGGTATTGTGTTGGTGATAATGTCATAAAGCCTGATCCTGACAGATTACGTCCCCTTCAAGAATTACCACCTCCTACCAATATGAGGTCTTTGCGAAGAGTTCAAGGGTTGTTTGCATATTATGCTAAATGGATCCCTGGCTTCTCTGATAAAATCCAACCTTTGATAAACACGAAAACTTTTCCGCTGAGTGAATCAGCACTAACTGCCTTTAACTCCTTGAAAAAGCAGCTTATAGATGCTTCTCTAAGATCTGTGGATGAGAGCCTACCTTTTGTTGTGGAGTGTGATGCTTCGGAGGTCGCTATCTCAGCAGTCTTAAACCAGGGTGGCCGGCCAGTAGCTTTTATGTCAAGAACGCTTCAGGATAGTGAGCTGCATTATCCTGCTGTAGAAAAGGAGGCTACAGCTATTATTGAAGCAGTTCGCAAGTGGAGTCATTTCTTAGCTAGATGA